The Chitinophagales bacterium genomic sequence AATATGGTATAGTAGGAGCTTATATATTCCGGGGGATATGCCTGTTCTTCGCTGTTCTGCTGGTGCAGGTATGGTGGTTCAAACCGGTTGGTGGTATCTACTTGCTATTCCTTACCGGCAAATACTTCTTTCAGAAGCAGGAAGAAGAAAGCCCTGAGACCATAGCAGATGAACTGAACCGCAAAAAGAAAAGTGCACTGTATCATAAGACGATCGGTGCTTTTGGCCCTTTCTGGTCAACTGTGATACTGGTAGAACTTATGGACCTTGCCTTTTCTATTGACAATGTAATAGCCGCTACGGCCTATACCAAAAACATCATCCTCATATGGGCGGGCGTGTTTATCGGCATACTCGCCATGAGATTCGTGGCGCAGGGTTTTGTCCGCCTGATGGAAAAGTACCCTTTCCTGAATGCATGTGCCTACACGGTTATCGGTATACTTGGGGCCAAACTCACTATGTCAGTGCTCACACATTTCTACCCTTGTACGCCCTTTACCAACTTTCTTGAAGGACCTCAAGCCTGCCTCGATATGGAGGGTGGACAAATGCCCGTTGGCGAACATGCGATAGTTTGGGGGGATGTCCTGATGTCTTTTATCAGTATCGGCATTTTTGTTATACCTGTGATGACCTCTATCCTCTTTAATTTCCCGAAGCATCGGCAGCATCAGGGGTAGAATAGAAATCCCAGTCGGGGTAGGTAGCATTCCAGTGTATCTTGTCGCCTATTTTACCTATTCCAAAGAGTTTATTCAGTGCTATATCAAGGCCCAGCTCATTATATGCACCCGCAACATGATAATGAGAACGGGAATAGTGCACCTGGAAACGGTTAAGGTCTATACCGACACCGTACGCAAAACCTGCCATGCCTGTCTTATCCTTTATCACCAGCTCAGAGCGACGCAGGTGATTATATGAAGCTGTAACCAACACCCTCTTACCCAGCAGTATCTCAGCCCCGAATATGAAATGCCTGAACAGCTTGTCGGTAAAGTAGGTCTTTGTTTTATTGTCCTCTTCCGTAGTGCCGAACAGGTTATTACTTTGTGCATCTGCGGGGTTATCATAACGAACATCCCATTGGTACAGGTGATGTAAAGTCGCTATCAACCTCAACGGGACGTATTTGAAACGCTTGGTGATGCCTATCTGTACGTCAAAAGGCAGCGGTTCTGCCGGATTATTGGGATTGTACTTTTTCAGCATCACCCCCATATTTTTGGCCACAGCGCCAATTGTAATGAGCGATGCCGTGTCCATATAAGTAATGCCAACATCAGCCATGGCGGCATAGGCATTCCGGTCGTACAGGGTAGACTGTGCATATTTCAGCGAAGCCCCATAGCGCCATTTCTGCAGGTATTGCCTGGAAGCACCTATGGTTATGGCATAGTCACTGGCGTTGAAATCGCCCATTTCGTTACCCAGGTTATCTGTACGGGTAAACTTGCCATAGTTGAGGTATTGTACCCCCAGCAGGAAAGAGGTTTCCAGCTTGGGTACGTGGTAGCCATATTGCAGATTAGATACACTGATGCCTGAATAGTAAAAATTCTGGTTGAGACCCAGTGTGTTGTGCAGACCCGGCCGCATCAGCGAGGGGTTCTGCATAGCCAGCGAGATATCCTTATCAGCATTGGAAACGTTCATACCACCGAGGGCCGAAACATGCGGACCCGAGGGTAGCCTGAGAAATTCCATAGCACTCTGCCCGCCTACCACCTGCGCAACGGCGGGTGATGCAGCAAGACAAAACAGGTATATACTGGTCAGGATACTTTTTGGCATATGTTGTTAACGTATGATCAGCATTTATATTGCTGTAAATGCGTTAGTTATATTACTTACCGCTTTCAGCAGCCTTTTGCATCTCTTCTACAATAGCCTGGCTGACACCCGTACTGGAGAAGCCGCCATCATGGAAGAGGTTTTGCATGGTCACCATACGGGTAAGGTCGCTGAACAGGCTGACGCAGTAATTAGCGCAATCCAGTGACGACGCACTACCTAAAGGAGACATTTTATTAGCATATTCAAAAAAGGCGTCGAAACCTGATACACCTGAGCCTGCGGTAGTAACAGTCGGCGACTGTGAAATGGTGTTCACCCTTACTTTTTTAGCAATACCATAGTGGTAGCCAAAGCTGCGGGCGATACTTTCCATCAGAGCCTTAGCTTCTGCCATATCGTTGTAACCCGGGAAGGTGCGTTGTGCCGCTATGTAGGTCAGTGCTACCACAGAACCCCACTCGTTGATGGCATCCAGCTTCATGCAGGATTGTAATACTTTGTGCAGCGACAAAGCGGATATATCCAATGTTTTCTGGAAGTTGTCGTAATTAGTAGCTGTATAAGGGAAATTCTTCCTTACGTTGGGAGACATGCCAATGCTATGCAAAACAAAATCCAGCTTACCGCCCAGCACTTCCATGCTCTTGTTCAGCAGGTTCTCTATATCCTCAACCGATGTAGCATCGGCACCAATTACTTCAGCATTGTTACACTGCTTCGCCAGTTCATTGATCTTGCCCATACGCAAAGCGATAGGAGCGTTGGTCAATACTATTTCACCACCCTCTTCGCACACGCGCAGTGCAGTTTGCCAGGCAATAGAACGTTCGTCCAGCGCACCGAAAATGATACCTTTTTTTCCCTTAAGCAGTTGATTAGCCATAACTAGGTCTGTTTTAAATATTTAGGAATGGTAAAAGTAGAAAAAAAAGTATTGGTTTTCGCCTCTTATTAGCCTTGAGCTATATGGTGTATGGTGTTGTTTTTCATATTTCGGGTTTTATGTGGTTATATATGTAAATTAATTTGCGGCTATCATTCCCAAGTGTAAAAACATGCCTTTTTGTATCGTTTTGTATCGAATTGTTGCGGTTTTCAGGGTATCGTAAATAGAAACACATCGCAATTATATTATTTAAATATATAAGTATTGATACAGCGCGGAGGTTTTGTTAAGTATTGTTAAGTAATATTGAGTGTGTCTCTGTTATTATCAATCCTCATTCCGCATAAATGACAATACCTTCTATGAATCGCGGTGTTGTGCAGGAAATCACCCGAACCACAAAACATGTTACTATTGTATACTATTTCAAAGAACCAGTGTGTTATATACACTATTAAATTATAGTCAAATATACAATAATTTCATGTAAATGTCAAAACTAATATGGCTGGCTAATTTGTAATAATATGAGTAGGGCGTCACCTGGCAGGGATGGGAACGGGATAAACTTTGCCCGAGCTAACCACCCCGATTTTCAAAACCCATCAAAGATGGTTTTGAAAATATCCCCTCCTAGTAACAGGAGGGGAGTTGAATATTTGATAATAATCATGGGCTTAACATTAGCAATTATTATGAACAGTTACTCTTTATTTTCCTCCCAGGTGTCTTTGATGTCAGGTGTATTCATGGGTTTGGAGTAATAGTGGCCTGTTCCATGCTTTTTTCTTGCTCGTTCAGCCATAATTATACCAACAACTGAGGCAGGAATAAACAACAAAAAATACCAATAGTTAAAATGACCCATTAAACTATATAAACCAGCGATGACAAGCACTGCTATAAAAACAGGGCTGAGAAATATCTTTATCCAATAGATCATTTCCATCAGCAAATTCATATGTACTTGATTAATACATAGACTTTAACCCATCACCGCCTGATAATTACCTCTACCCTTCGGTTCCTGTCGCGACCAATTTCGGTGTCGTTTGATGCTATGGGATCTGCTTCTCCCCAGCCCTGGGTGTTGATATTCAGTTCGTCGATGCCGTAGCCCATTATTTCTTTCTCCACTATCCTGGCGCGCTCTGCCGAAAGCTGCTCATTGATCATGGGTGTGCCCGTATTATCAGTATAGCCATTTATCATCACTACATAGCCCGTTTCTGCCAGCCAGGGCTCCATAGCTGTTTGTATCAGCGTCCTGTCAGAATCAGAAAGCGCCTTGCTGTTGATGGGAAAATGAACGGTAAAAATGAGGCTGTCATGTATCGGAGCGGAGTATCCCTGCGGCAACAGTGGTATGTTCCGCTCAATATACATATCTGCTTCCCGTGATGTTTTTTCTGCCCATATAGTGTCTGTAATAGCCTGGTAGCCTATCCTGTCTGCCGTATACAGGTATTTTTTACCGGCAGGAAGGGTGATCATAAAACTACCGTCACCACGATTACTCACAAAACGATACAGGTGCGCACCTGTTTTCACATCGCTGATATTCACTGCGGTGTAGTTCAGCTTGTTTTGGGTCAGGCTATCGTAAGCATAGCCTTTCCATGCCACAACAGGCACCGGTTGCAGGTAAGTCGCCAGTTTAGTCCGGTACAGGTCATAATTACCTTCGGTGCTGTCCCTGTCCGATGCAAAAAACGCTGTTTGGCCGTCCATGGTCACAGATATGCTTTTTTCGTTGCCATTAGAGTTGATAGGGTAACCCATATTAATGGGTGCCGACCATGTAGTATCATTTACTTTGCGGCAATAATACAGGTCGGAGCCGCCCATCCCGGGGTGGCCATCGCTTGTGAAATAGAGTGTACGATTGTCAATATGAATGAATGGCGCGGTCTCATCGCCGGGCGTATTGATCTGCGGGCCCAGGTTGCGGGGCATACGCCACAGGCCATCGTCGAAAGTGGAGACCCAAAGATCCAGCCCGCCATAGCCACCTTCGCGGTTGCTCACAAAATACAGGTCGCGGTTATCGGGCGACAGGCAGGGCATGCCTTCATAAGCCGTAGTATTAATAGTAGCGCCAAAGCTCTGCCCGATAGACCATACACTGTCAGCCGTATAGGCCATGAACAGGTCGCAGCCACCCTGGTCCCAGCCGTTCTCGCTGCGGTTGTCGCAACGCATATAGAACAGGTAGTGCCCGTCGGCAGACACGGTCTGTGCCGCCTCATGGTCGGGTGTGTTGGTAGGCCTGCCCAGGTTGCCACCGGACAGCCAATCGCCACAGGTATCCAGGTGGGTGTGGTAACAATCCATATCTACATTATTCACCATACGGGTGAAATATAGTTGTGTAGTATCGGCGGGGATAAACGGGTGCAGCTCCGGGTATTGTGTATTCACCCTCGGGCCAAGATTATATACGCTGTCTTTCAGCATGTTTTTCAGCGCAGCCTGCATAAATATGGCCTGTTTGCGCAGCACCTCCCATTCTTTATTGCCCGCGCCATTGTGACCGGCTATCAGTTGCATGGCCTGTGCGGGCTTATAATCGTACAGCAGGGAGCGTGCCAGCGGCAGGGCGAAGGCTGTTTGACCGTTCTTACAACTACGCGATGCATTAACGAATACCTCGGTTGCCTTGTCAAATTTACGGTCGGTAAAATACCATGTACCCAGCGTACTGTATGCTTCGGCATAGCCCGGGTAGGTTTGTATGGCCTTGTGCATAGCCACATAAGCCAGGCTGTCTTTCTTCTTCAGGTGGTATTGCAGGGCAGTGTTATACTCTTTTACAGCAGCATCCGGCACCTGTGCAAATACAGGTGCTGCGAACAGGAGGCAGTATGTAAATATGATGTACTGTCGCAATATGAACCTCAATAATAGGTAAAAATAATAACCTATGCCGTTCATTCATAAAAACAGAACTTTGTATTTTCAGCAATACTGAACTTTTTCCATATGAGCACAATGATAAAATGTCCCCAATGCGGCAATGAATTTCAACCTGACGAGGCCGCGAGGGATGAAATAAGGAAGGAATACAGAACGGAGATGATGAGCTGGCAGAAGAAGAAAGAGGAGGAACTGAACAGCAAATTGCAGCAGAAAGAGGAAGAAACCCGCAAGCAACTGGAGGAGGTGCGCAAGAATCTGGGCACGCAGATAGAACTACAGGTGAAAAAGAAGCTGGAGCACGACTACGAAACGCAGATGAAATTTCTGCAACAGCAGAATAGCGAGAACGAGGCGCGACTGGCGGATGCGAGGAAGAAAGAACTGGAGTACCTGAAAAAAGAACAGGAGATACTGAACCGTGAAAAAGAACTGGAGCTGGAAATGCAGAAGATGCTGAGCGAAGAGAAGAACAAACTCTCAGAAAGCATCAGGAAACAGGAGGAGGAACGCAACCAACTGAAGTTTAAAGAATATGAGAAACAACTGGAGGACCAGAAAAAGCTGGTAGAAGAGATGCGTCGCAAAGCGGAGCAACGCTCGATGCAGATGCAGGGCGAAGTGC encodes the following:
- a CDS encoding TerC family protein, whose protein sequence is MDNLQELFQQIIDKPIPSLSIILNLVLIESLLSVDNAAVLATMVMDLPKDQRKKALKYGIVGAYIFRGICLFFAVLLVQVWWFKPVGGIYLLFLTGKYFFQKQEEESPETIADELNRKKKSALYHKTIGAFGPFWSTVILVELMDLAFSIDNVIAATAYTKNIILIWAGVFIGILAMRFVAQGFVRLMEKYPFLNACAYTVIGILGAKLTMSVLTHFYPCTPFTNFLEGPQACLDMEGGQMPVGEHAIVWGDVLMSFISIGIFVIPVMTSILFNFPKHRQHQG
- the porQ gene encoding type IX secretion system protein PorQ; protein product: MPKSILTSIYLFCLAASPAVAQVVGGQSAMEFLRLPSGPHVSALGGMNVSNADKDISLAMQNPSLMRPGLHNTLGLNQNFYYSGISVSNLQYGYHVPKLETSFLLGVQYLNYGKFTRTDNLGNEMGDFNASDYAITIGASRQYLQKWRYGASLKYAQSTLYDRNAYAAMADVGITYMDTASLITIGAVAKNMGVMLKKYNPNNPAEPLPFDVQIGITKRFKYVPLRLIATLHHLYQWDVRYDNPADAQSNNLFGTTEEDNKTKTYFTDKLFRHFIFGAEILLGKRVLVTASYNHLRRSELVIKDKTGMAGFAYGVGIDLNRFQVHYSRSHYHVAGAYNELGLDIALNKLFGIGKIGDKIHWNATYPDWDFYSTPDAADASGN
- a CDS encoding SDR family oxidoreductase, which encodes MANQLLKGKKGIIFGALDERSIAWQTALRVCEEGGEIVLTNAPIALRMGKINELAKQCNNAEVIGADATSVEDIENLLNKSMEVLGGKLDFVLHSIGMSPNVRKNFPYTATNYDNFQKTLDISALSLHKVLQSCMKLDAINEWGSVVALTYIAAQRTFPGYNDMAEAKALMESIARSFGYHYGIAKKVRVNTISQSPTVTTAGSGVSGFDAFFEYANKMSPLGSASSLDCANYCVSLFSDLTRMVTMQNLFHDGGFSSTGVSQAIVEEMQKAAESGK
- a CDS encoding PD40 domain-containing protein; protein product: MRQYIIFTYCLLFAAPVFAQVPDAAVKEYNTALQYHLKKKDSLAYVAMHKAIQTYPGYAEAYSTLGTWYFTDRKFDKATEVFVNASRSCKNGQTAFALPLARSLLYDYKPAQAMQLIAGHNGAGNKEWEVLRKQAIFMQAALKNMLKDSVYNLGPRVNTQYPELHPFIPADTTQLYFTRMVNNVDMDCYHTHLDTCGDWLSGGNLGRPTNTPDHEAAQTVSADGHYLFYMRCDNRSENGWDQGGCDLFMAYTADSVWSIGQSFGATINTTAYEGMPCLSPDNRDLYFVSNREGGYGGLDLWVSTFDDGLWRMPRNLGPQINTPGDETAPFIHIDNRTLYFTSDGHPGMGGSDLYYCRKVNDTTWSAPINMGYPINSNGNEKSISVTMDGQTAFFASDRDSTEGNYDLYRTKLATYLQPVPVVAWKGYAYDSLTQNKLNYTAVNISDVKTGAHLYRFVSNRGDGSFMITLPAGKKYLYTADRIGYQAITDTIWAEKTSREADMYIERNIPLLPQGYSAPIHDSLIFTVHFPINSKALSDSDRTLIQTAMEPWLAETGYVVMINGYTDNTGTPMINEQLSAERARIVEKEIMGYGIDELNINTQGWGEADPIASNDTEIGRDRNRRVEVIIRR